TATTCAATATGCGCGTTGTTTGGGTTGGGGTTATTGGTATTTTGTTATTAATTTTAGGTAATGTTTTAAATGGACAAACAAATCTGGAGGAAAAAGAAAATACAAATCTAAAGACCTCTGTAATTAATCAATCCACACCAATAAATGAAGAGCAAATAATAGAAAATAAAATTGTACAGTTGTTGTCAAAGGTTAAAGGGGCTGGAAATGTTGCTGTTAGTGTTACTTTAGAAGGGGGATCATCTAAAGAAACTGCACAAAATATAACGAAAGAAACAAAAACAACTGAAGAAAAGGATACTTCGGGCGGAATTAGAACGACAACAGAATCTAAAGAGAGTAACCAAATTTTAATGAGTAAAGAAAATGGAATGGATAAAGCGATTGTAATAAGAGAAGTTAAGCCGGAAATAAAAGGCGTAATGGTAGTAGCTGATGGAGCGGTAAATTCTAATATAAAAGCTGATTTAACAAAAGCCGTTGCTACGGGACTTGGGATTGCAAGCTATAAAATTACTGTATTACCAAAGCAAAAGTGAGGTTTTAGTGGATGATTATTGAGTTAAAAAAACATAAAAATTATATAATAATTGTATGCTTCTTTATTTTATTGGGAATTCTCTATATAATTAGAAATATTGAGTATATGAAAAATGCAAAAGCCGATTCATCAAATGCAGTTCAAGTGGTTAGCAAAATAGAGGAAGAACCTTTAAATAATGTGGATTTTTTTATGGAATACCGACTAGAGCGGGATAAAATGCGTAGTGAACAGTCAGATGTTCTTAGGGAATCAATTAAAAACGGTCAAACTGAAGAAATTCGGAAAAATGCGCAGGCAAATATCTTGAAAATTCTACAGGAAAAAGAGCGGGAAAATGAAATGGAAAGTTTAATTAGGGCAAAAGGTTTTTCTGATGCATTAGTTTTTTGTCGGGATAGTTCAGCTAGCATTTTAGTTAGGGGGAGCAATTTATCACAAAACGAAGTAATGCAAGTGGCTGATATAGTGAGTAGAATCGGCAATATAAAAAAAGAAAATATAACAATCAGTGTAAAAGAATAAGAAAAAGCTAAGCCCTAATTGTAACTATAATATTTTTTTGTTATAATTTAGTTAGGTAGTATAGATTTAGATATGGATGGCGGGAGGTTTTGTTATGGATAAAGTAGTTGAAACGAATGTAAATACAGGTGGTACAATTCGTATTGCGGATGAAGTAGTTAGTATTATTGCTGGGCTAGCGGCAACGGAAGTGGATGGAATATCTGCGATGAGCGGTGGGCTTGCAGGCGGAATTGCTGAGATTTTAGGTAAAAAAAATTTTGCTAAAGGTGTCAAGGTAGAAGTTGGAGAACGTGAGGCTGCCGTTGATTTATATATTATTGTTGAATATGGTGTACGTATTCCAGATGTTGCGTTGACTGTTCAAGAAAATGTAAAAAAAGCAATTGAAAATATGACTGGGCTTAATGTAGTCGAAGTAAATGTTCATGTACAAGGGGTCGGATTTCCAGAAGATAATAAGGTTGAAGACACAAGAGTTCGTTAAGGAAGAGATGGGATTTTCATGAAGATACTAGATCGATTTTTTCTTCTAATTTTTAGTTTAACGATATTTACTCTAAGTACGGGTGTAGCGATTGTATCTCTACACCTGTTTTCTGATGATTTTTTACAGAATAATTTAATTTATTTATATTCACAATGGGAAACTGGAGTAGTAGCGCTTTTGATAGCAATAATTGCTTTAAGATTGTTATTGGTGAGCTGTAAGTCAGCACATTCAAATAAAAATTTCAATGCTATTGTTGTTGTTACTGAGTTAGGTCAAGTGAATGTTACTGTTGCAGCGATAAAAAACTTATTAACAAAAAGTATTCAAGCGATAAATGGCGTGCGAGATATTCAAGTTTTAGTATATGCGGACAAGCCTTCTAAAAATACGAATGAATCAAGTCGATTAAATCTTAAGTTAAAAATTGTTGTGGGGCCGGATCAAATTATTCCGGAGCTAACAAATAAAATTACGCAACTTGTCAAGGAACGAATGCAGCAAATTGTGGGAATTGATGTTATGGATGTAGAGGTTTGTATTGAGGATATATCTAATACAGTGGCTTCGAAACCTAGAGTTGTTTAATTTAATAGAGGTGGTAGTCATGGAGTTTAAAGGCTATATAAATTCGCTGATAGAAAAACTAAAAGAGAAAAATTCAGGAAAGACGATAGGGTCAATTGTTGGATTCTTTATGGGAGCGCTTATTTTATATGTAGGTTTTTTAAAAACTTTGTTTATTATTTTATGTGTATTAATAGGTTTTTTTATTGGAAAACGCGTAGATGATAAAGATGATTTAATGGAGATTGTTAATAAGATTATTCCTTCGGGATTTAAGAGATACTAATGAGGCATATACTAAATTTAATTCTTAATGAAAATAAAGTAAGGCTAAATTCAATATAGTTTTTCTGAATTTTAGTTGTACTTATCTAGGAATTTAGTTAGTACTAACTCTCGCTTGTAGAAGATGAGAATCTTAAAGAAGATTAGTTATTAGATAAATGAATTTTATTTAATGATTTATAGAGAAGTTTTTTGTTAAAATAGGTTTAATTTCGTAATATATGATTAAAGGATGGAATTTTTATGAGTCGTAGAAATGCAAGAGAAGTAGCATTACAAGCGCTATTTCAATTAGATTTTAATGAAATGGAAAGCGTAGAAGCATTAGAATCTGCACTGAATGAGAAAAAAAATATGAGCGATAGCGCGAGAGAATATGCAAAAATCCTTGTCTGTGGAACAAAAGATCATTTGGGTAAAATTGATGAATTGATTTCTAAACATTCTACAGAATGGAAAGTAAATCGTATGCCAAGTGTGGATCGGAATATTGTTCGTATTGCTTTATATGAACTTGGCTTTAGCGAAGAAAAATTAGCGGCTAATATTGTTATTAATGAAGCTGTTGAGCTTGCAAAGAGATTTGGTACAGATTCATCACCTAAATTTGTAAATGGAATATTGGGTGCGTTTATAAAAGAGGCACAATAAAAAAGAAAACCGCTTAATGCGGTTTTTGTTATTTTAAAATAAATTATTTTAGGCAATCACTACGCCAAAGGCATTTATCCTGATCACAATTTCCATTTGCAGTTCCAAAACAAGGAATATTATTTTCAGCTTTTTGAATTGCTTGAATAAGTTCAGCTTTTTTCATTGATCGAGGTGCTATACCAAATTTTTTTGCAATTCCTTTAATTTCTTTTAAATTCATTATATATCACTCCTATAATAAAGTTTATTATTATCTGTTTATCAAGATATAATATTCTATTCGTCTAAAAAACAGAAAATCCTTCCATTTTTGGGTTGTGATTTTTGTCGTCGAATAAAATAAAAATTTTTAATCATACTAATCTTGTTAGGAGGTGATTAGATATGGCTAAAGATGTTAAATGTATAGTTAGCAATTGTCAATATTATGGATCAGGTGATTCCTGCCAAGCAAGCTCTATTGAAGTATGTACGGATAAAAAAAGCTGTGGTTGCTCAGCAGAAACAAACTGTAAAACATTTCGCGCAAGATAATAAAAGCAAAAAAAGAGACTGCATATGCAGTCTCTTTTTTTTGTGATATAGTATAAAATAGATGAAAACAAAACTTTGTTTTTTAATGATTGAATTTAATGACTTATCCATGGATAAGGGCGACCGAGTTCAGGTAGAGTAACCCTCTACCATCAAGGATTACTTTAAAAGATTTGAGGAATTTTTGTGGAGCAAATTATTGAACAAGTAAAAGAATGGGAATATATAAAGCAGCTTCCAAAGGAGTTATTTGGGTTTCAATTAAAATATGATATGGACACCATAGGGGATGCGTATTATATTTTTACTTATGAAGACGCTAAAAGGCGTAGAAAAATGAGTGTTTATTATCATGAAGAGACAAAAGAATATAAGGTTAAAACTAAAATTGGTTTAACTGAGTTTTGTAATATTGATTTTATTACTTCTAAATTAGAAGATTTTGAAGAATTGTTGAAAACTCGTTTTGAAAATTCATTAAAGAGTATTGCAATTTTTGATGTAAATAATTTAGATAGTATTGTGATTGATAAAAAAATATTAACATGGAAATATATAGAAAAATTACCTAGAATAATAGAAGGGTTTACTTTATTTATTAATCCATCAGAACCTGTTCGATGTATTAATGGCTCTTATATTATTTTTGACTATTGCGATTTCGAAAAAGAAAGTAATTTTATTATTTATTACAATATTTTTCGAGATGAATTTTTTGGAGATGCAAGAATTAATCAAATTCCAGAAATGACATATACTTTTGATGCGCGAGAATTAGTTGATTTAGAAGAAAAATTAGATGCACATTTAATTGAAAGATTAAAAGAAATTCGGTCACGAATATAAAAGGCAGGAGATAATGATGAAAACAGCGTTAACAATAGCGGGATCTGATTCAAGTGGTGGTGCTGGAATTCAAGCAGATTTAAAAACATTTTCGGCTTTAGGCGTATTTGGAATGAGTGCAATTACTGCAATTACAGCGCAAAATACTTGTGGTGTAACTGAGATTCGAGAGATGGATTCGATGATTATTAGTGCTCAAATTGATGCAGTATATACAGATATTGCAGTTAATGCAGTTAAAATAGGGATGTTATCTAGCAGTATGATTATTGAAACTGTTGCAGAGAGTTTAGAGAGAAATCATGCGAAGAATATTGTATTAGACACAGTAATGATTTCAAAGAGTGGCAGCTATTTATTAAAACCAGAGGCGGTAGATACATTAAAAAGATGTCTTATTCCAAAAGCATTAATTGTTACGCCAAATTTACATGAGGCAAGTGCGCTAGTAGGGTTTGATGTAATAGATATGAAATCAATGAAAAAAGCTGCGCTTGTATTAAATGAGATGGGAGCAGCATATGTTGTAGTGAAAGGTGGGCACTTAGAAGGTGATGCATGTGATTTATTATATGATGGGAAAGAGATGATGGTTTTTCCGAATAAAAGAATTCGAACGATTCACACACATGGTACGGGATGTACCTTTTCATCTGCAATTGCAGCTGGATTAGCAAAAGGGCTAGAGATAAAGGATGCTGTTCGTGTGGCAAAGGAATATGTTACGATTGCAATAAAACATGGATTTTCATTAGGAAAGGGCGTAGGACCGACGCATCATTTTTATGATTTATATAAAAAGGCTGGATTAATTTAAAAAAAAGTATTGACAATATGATGTAAAATACATATAATATTAATTGTCGCTGAGGTATATGCGATGGATTGAAAAATAAGTTGACATTAATGTTGTTAAATGATATAATAAATGATGTCACTGATAACGGCCCGGTAGTTTAGTTGGTTAGAATGCCGCCCTGTCACGGCGGAGGTCAGGGGTTCAAGTCCCCTTCGGGTCGCCATTTGCCTTGGTAGCTCAGTCGGTAGAGCAGAGGACTGAAAATCCTCGTGTCGGCGGTTCGATTCCGTCCTAAGGCACCATGATTTTCAGAAGTAAGTTTTATATGCGGAAATAGCTCAGTGGTAGAGCATC
This genomic interval from Selenobaculum gibii contains the following:
- a CDS encoding Asp23/Gls24 family envelope stress response protein, translated to MDKVVETNVNTGGTIRIADEVVSIIAGLAATEVDGISAMSGGLAGGIAEILGKKNFAKGVKVEVGEREAAVDLYIIVEYGVRIPDVALTVQENVKKAIENMTGLNVVEVNVHVQGVGFPEDNKVEDTRVR
- a CDS encoding DUF1540 domain-containing protein; this translates as MAKDVKCIVSNCQYYGSGDSCQASSIEVCTDKKSCGCSAETNCKTFRAR
- the nusB gene encoding transcription antitermination factor NusB — encoded protein: MSRRNAREVALQALFQLDFNEMESVEALESALNEKKNMSDSAREYAKILVCGTKDHLGKIDELISKHSTEWKVNRMPSVDRNIVRIALYELGFSEEKLAANIVINEAVELAKRFGTDSSPKFVNGILGAFIKEAQ
- the amaP gene encoding alkaline shock response membrane anchor protein AmaP, giving the protein MKILDRFFLLIFSLTIFTLSTGVAIVSLHLFSDDFLQNNLIYLYSQWETGVVALLIAIIALRLLLVSCKSAHSNKNFNAIVVVTELGQVNVTVAAIKNLLTKSIQAINGVRDIQVLVYADKPSKNTNESSRLNLKLKIVVGPDQIIPELTNKITQLVKERMQQIVGIDVMDVEVCIEDISNTVASKPRVV
- a CDS encoding DUF2273 domain-containing protein, with product MEFKGYINSLIEKLKEKNSGKTIGSIVGFFMGALILYVGFLKTLFIILCVLIGFFIGKRVDDKDDLMEIVNKIIPSGFKRY
- the thiD gene encoding bifunctional hydroxymethylpyrimidine kinase/phosphomethylpyrimidine kinase, coding for MKTALTIAGSDSSGGAGIQADLKTFSALGVFGMSAITAITAQNTCGVTEIREMDSMIISAQIDAVYTDIAVNAVKIGMLSSSMIIETVAESLERNHAKNIVLDTVMISKSGSYLLKPEAVDTLKRCLIPKALIVTPNLHEASALVGFDVIDMKSMKKAALVLNEMGAAYVVVKGGHLEGDACDLLYDGKEMMVFPNKRIRTIHTHGTGCTFSSAIAAGLAKGLEIKDAVRVAKEYVTIAIKHGFSLGKGVGPTHHFYDLYKKAGLI
- a CDS encoding Rho termination factor N-terminal domain-containing protein; protein product: MNLKEIKGIAKKFGIAPRSMKKAELIQAIQKAENNIPCFGTANGNCDQDKCLWRSDCLK
- a CDS encoding SpoIIIAH-like family protein codes for the protein MIIELKKHKNYIIIVCFFILLGILYIIRNIEYMKNAKADSSNAVQVVSKIEEEPLNNVDFFMEYRLERDKMRSEQSDVLRESIKNGQTEEIRKNAQANILKILQEKERENEMESLIRAKGFSDALVFCRDSSASILVRGSNLSQNEVMQVADIVSRIGNIKKENITISVKE